DNA sequence from the Anaerolineae bacterium genome:
GGATGGGAAAATCTTACCCCAAGTGGGGGGAAAAATCAAATAGGGAAGGCATTGCTCAGGGAGTCAGGAACGTGTCTCCAGGGCGGGGAATATGCTATAATGCCGGCAGAAGTTGGTAGGTGGAATAAGGAGAGCTTGCGATGGAAGCGCTTACTTTGCCGACGGTTCTTTTGCGACTGCTGGTGGTTTTCCTGCTGATCCTGACCAACGGCTACTTCACTGCCATGGAGTTCGCGCTGGTGGCGGTGCGCCGCACCCGCATTGCCCAGCTCTCGGCGGAGGGCAACCGTGCCGCGCAGTTGGTGAGCCGCCTGCTGGACAATCCGGACCGCTTTATCGCCGCCTCCCAATTGGGCGTCACCATGACCAGCCTGGCGTTGGGTTGGGTGGGGGAGAGCACCATGGCGGCCATCATCGAGCCGCCCCTGCGCACCCTGGTGGGCCGCTGGAGCGCGGCAGTGGCCAACACTGCCGGCACCGTGCTGGCGTTCGCGCTCATCACGTACCTGCATATTGTGCTGGGGGAGCAGGTTCCGAAAGGGGTGGCACTGCGCTATGCGGAGCGCACTTCGTTGACGGCCGCTCCCCTGATGGATATGTTCTTCCGGGTGTTTCGCCCCTTTATCGTACTGCTGAATTCTTCGGCGCATATAGTGCTGGGCTGGCTGGGCGCCGGCCTGCCGGCCGGCCATCGGATGGCCATGACCGTGGAAGAACTGCGCATGGTCATCGAGGAGAGCCAGCGCGAGGGCCTGCTGGAAGCGGAGCTGGAGGACATGGTCCAGCGGCTACTGCGCTTCGGCGACCGGCCCGTGCGGGAAGTCATGATCCCCCGCACCGAGATTCAAGCGGTGGAGAAAAGCGCCACGCTGGAGCAGGTACTGCACCTGTTCGTGAACAGCCGGCATGCCCGCTTCCCCGTCTATGAGGGCAGTCTGGACAACATCGTCGGCATCATCGCCATGAAAGATGTCCTGGCGGCGGTGGCACTGGGCCAGGTGGAGCGCAGTAGCTCCATCGAGCCGCTCATCCGGCCGGCCTTCTGCGTCCCGGAGTCGCGCAAGGTGGGGACGCTCTTCTCCGAGATGCGCGAACGCCATATCCAGATGGCGGTGGTGCTGGACGAGTACGGCGGCACCGCCGGCATCGTTACCTTGGAGATGCTGACCGAGGAGATCATGGGGGAGATCAGCGAGGAATGGGCGGTTACCGAGCCGGCGCTGGAGCCGCTGGGGTCTCACACCTTCCGCGTCGATGCCCAGCGCCGCATCGAGGAGATCAACGAGGAGCTGGGGCTGAACCTGCCGGAGTCGGAGGATTACGAGACGCTGGCCGGCTTCATCCTCTATCATCTGCAGGCCATTCCGAAGGAGGGACAGACCTTCCGCTATCAGGACATCGAGTTTACGATTGTGGAGATGGAGGGACTGCGCATC
Encoded proteins:
- a CDS encoding HlyC/CorC family transporter is translated as MEALTLPTVLLRLLVVFLLILTNGYFTAMEFALVAVRRTRIAQLSAEGNRAAQLVSRLLDNPDRFIAASQLGVTMTSLALGWVGESTMAAIIEPPLRTLVGRWSAAVANTAGTVLAFALITYLHIVLGEQVPKGVALRYAERTSLTAAPLMDMFFRVFRPFIVLLNSSAHIVLGWLGAGLPAGHRMAMTVEELRMVIEESQREGLLEAELEDMVQRLLRFGDRPVREVMIPRTEIQAVEKSATLEQVLHLFVNSRHARFPVYEGSLDNIVGIIAMKDVLAAVALGQVERSSSIEPLIRPAFCVPESRKVGTLFSEMRERHIQMAVVLDEYGGTAGIVTLEMLTEEIMGEISEEWAVTEPALEPLGSHTFRVDAQRRIEEINEELGLNLPESEDYETLAGFILYHLQAIPKEGQTFRYQDIEFTIVEMEGLRIETVEITTRAGSQGPATPANPPDR